The following coding sequences lie in one Streptomyces albofaciens JCM 4342 genomic window:
- the recD2 gene encoding SF1B family DNA helicase RecD2, translated as MFIPAVVEGVLERITYANEETGYTVARLDTGGSGDLLTVVGSLLGAQPGESLRLEGRWGSHPQYGRQFTVENYTTVLPATIQGIRRYLGSGLIKGIGPVMADRITEYFGLDTLDIIEQEPKRLVEVPGLGPKRMKLIADAWEEQKAIKEVMVFLQGVGVSTSIAVRIYKKYGDASISIVKNEPYRLAADVWGIGFLTADRIAQAIGIPQDSPERVKAGLQYALAQSTDQGHCFLPEEELIASSVKLLHVDTGLVIDCLGELAVNPEGVIRETVPAPDGGDPITAVYLIPFYRAETSLAAQLLRLLGTREDRLPSFRTVNWDKALAWLAEHTKASLAPEQEAAVRLALTEKVAVLTGGPGCGKSFTVRSIVELARAKKAKVVLAAPTGRAAKRLSELTGVEASTVHRLLELKPGGDAAYDKDRPLDADLIVVDEASMLDLLLANKLIKAVPPGAHLLLVGDVDQLPSVGAGEVLRDLLAERCPVPSVRLTRIFRQAQKSGVVTNAHRINVGAFPITEGMTDFYLFAEEDSEAAGRVAVDVVARRIPAKFGLDPRRDVQVLTPMHRGPAGAGTLNGLLQQALTPARPDVPERRVGGRVFRVGDKVTQIRNNYEKGSNGVFNGTVGVVTKINSDEQWLTVLTDEDEEVSYEFDELDELAHAYAVTIHRSQGSEYPAVVIPVTTGAWMMLQRNLLYTGVTRAKRLVVLVGSRKALGQAVRTVSAGRRWTALRHRLAGAVRGHLFPKRGEGEQDGQLKRH; from the coding sequence ATGTTCATTCCAGCCGTGGTCGAAGGGGTCCTGGAGCGGATCACCTACGCCAATGAGGAGACCGGTTACACGGTCGCGCGCCTGGACACGGGCGGCTCCGGCGATCTCCTCACTGTCGTCGGGTCGCTGCTGGGCGCACAGCCGGGGGAGTCGCTGCGCCTGGAGGGCCGTTGGGGCTCCCATCCGCAGTACGGACGGCAGTTCACCGTCGAGAACTACACCACCGTCCTGCCCGCCACGATCCAGGGCATACGGCGCTACCTCGGCTCCGGCCTGATCAAGGGCATCGGCCCGGTCATGGCCGACCGCATCACCGAGTACTTCGGTCTGGACACTCTCGACATCATCGAGCAGGAGCCCAAGCGCCTCGTCGAGGTGCCCGGCCTCGGGCCGAAGCGCATGAAACTGATCGCCGATGCCTGGGAAGAACAGAAGGCCATCAAGGAGGTCATGGTCTTCCTCCAGGGAGTGGGCGTCTCCACCTCCATCGCGGTGCGCATCTACAAGAAGTACGGCGATGCCTCGATCTCCATCGTCAAGAACGAGCCCTACCGCCTGGCCGCCGACGTCTGGGGCATCGGCTTCCTGACCGCCGACCGCATCGCCCAGGCCATCGGCATCCCGCAGGACAGCCCGGAACGGGTCAAGGCGGGGCTGCAGTACGCCCTCGCGCAGTCCACCGACCAGGGGCACTGTTTCCTCCCGGAGGAGGAACTGATCGCCTCATCGGTCAAGTTGCTGCATGTCGACACCGGACTGGTCATCGACTGCCTCGGGGAGCTGGCGGTGAATCCGGAAGGCGTGATCCGTGAGACCGTGCCCGCTCCGGACGGCGGGGACCCCATCACCGCCGTCTACTTGATTCCCTTCTACCGGGCCGAGACGTCCCTGGCAGCCCAGCTGCTACGGCTGCTGGGCACGCGCGAGGACCGCCTGCCGTCGTTCCGGACCGTGAACTGGGACAAGGCACTGGCCTGGCTCGCCGAGCATACGAAGGCGAGCCTGGCGCCCGAGCAGGAGGCCGCCGTACGGCTGGCGCTCACGGAGAAGGTCGCGGTGCTGACCGGCGGCCCGGGGTGCGGGAAGTCCTTCACGGTCCGTTCGATCGTGGAGCTGGCCCGAGCCAAGAAGGCCAAAGTGGTCCTCGCGGCCCCCACCGGCCGGGCCGCCAAGCGACTCTCGGAGCTGACGGGCGTCGAGGCGTCCACGGTGCACCGGCTGCTGGAGCTCAAGCCGGGCGGGGACGCCGCGTACGACAAGGACCGTCCTCTGGACGCCGACCTGATCGTGGTCGACGAGGCGTCCATGCTCGATCTGCTGCTCGCCAACAAGCTCATCAAGGCAGTGCCGCCGGGTGCCCACCTGCTCCTGGTGGGTGACGTGGACCAGCTGCCCTCGGTGGGCGCCGGTGAGGTGCTGCGCGATCTGCTCGCCGAGCGCTGCCCGGTCCCGTCCGTACGGCTGACCCGGATCTTCCGCCAGGCTCAGAAGTCGGGCGTGGTCACGAACGCCCACCGCATCAACGTGGGTGCGTTCCCGATCACGGAAGGCATGACCGATTTCTACCTCTTCGCCGAGGAGGATTCCGAAGCGGCCGGGCGGGTCGCGGTCGATGTGGTCGCTCGCCGTATCCCCGCGAAGTTCGGCCTGGACCCGCGCCGCGACGTGCAGGTGCTCACACCGATGCACCGCGGCCCGGCCGGCGCCGGCACGCTGAACGGGCTCCTCCAGCAGGCCCTCACCCCGGCCCGGCCGGACGTGCCGGAGCGGCGTGTCGGCGGCCGGGTGTTCCGGGTGGGCGACAAGGTGACGCAGATCCGCAACAACTACGAGAAGGGCAGCAACGGCGTCTTCAACGGCACCGTCGGCGTCGTCACCAAGATCAACTCGGACGAGCAGTGGCTCACGGTGCTCACGGACGAGGACGAGGAGGTCTCCTACGAATTCGACGAGCTGGACGAACTGGCACACGCCTACGCGGTGACCATCCACCGCTCCCAGGGCAGCGAGTATCCGGCGGTGGTGATTCCGGTCACCACCGGCGCTTGGATGATGCTGCAGAGAAACCTGCTCTATACGGGTGTTACGCGGGCAAAACGGCTCGTGGTGCTGGTCGGCTCCCGTAAGGCTCTGGGGCAGGCTGTACGCACCGTATCGGCCGGGCGGAGGTGGACCGCGCTTCGTCACCGACTCGCAGGCGCAGTGCGTGGTCACCTCTTCCCCAAACGGGGCGAAGGGGAGCAGGATGGGCAGCTGAAACGGCACTGA